Proteins encoded in a region of the Suncus etruscus isolate mSunEtr1 chromosome 1, mSunEtr1.pri.cur, whole genome shotgun sequence genome:
- the COPRS gene encoding coordinator of PRMT5 and differentiation stimulator, whose protein sequence is MERQAAGGRAPGAGEPPPSTPSAPSPGVGFAPIDSLTQEREIKRAEDGLGNDAQSTLNDSPTPEEEGFDVDDEESGGESGAWELPEEVTGGHVQEQAADLFTEDWDLELKADQGNPYDAEDIQGCISQEIKPWVCCAPPGDMIYDPSWHHPPPLIPHYSKMVFETGQFDDAED, encoded by the exons ATGGAGCGCCAGGCCGCCGGGGGCCGGGCGCCGGGCGCCGGGGAGCCGCCGCCCAGCACGCCTAGCGCGCCCAGCCCGGGG GTTGGCTTTGCTCCCATTGACTCCTTGACTCAGGAACGAGAGATCAAGAGGGCTGAGGATGGACTAGGCAA TGATGCCCAGAGTACTCTTAATGACAGTCCCACCCCTGAGGAGGAAGGCTTCGATGTGGATGATGAGGAGTCAGGCGGTGAATCTGGTGCCTGGGAGCTGCCCGAAGAGGTGACAGGCGGCCATGTCCAGGAGCAGGCGGCTGATCTCTTTACTGAGGACTGGGACTTGGAACTGAAAGCAGATCAAGGGAACCCATACG ATGCCGAAGACATCCAGGGCTGCATTTCTCAAGAGATCAAACCTTGGGTGTGCTGTGCCCCACCAGGAGATATGATTTATGACCCCAGCTGGCACCACCCGCCTCCACTGATCCCCCATTATTCCAAGATGGTCTTTGAAACAGGCCAGTTTGATGATGCAGAGGACTGA